AAAGACAGGGGATGATGATGAGTCCCCCACCAAAAAGAGAGCAGGACCCCGAAAAGAGGAACAAAGACTTGTACtgcaggtttcataaggatacgggacataagaccgatgattgtcggcagttgaaggacGAGATTGAGTTTTTGATCCGGAAAGGCAAGTTGTCCAGGTATACTAAGGATACAGACAGGAATCCCCGTGACAATGATAATTGTGGAAAAGACAACGATGATAGGGATAAGAGAAACCAGCTTAGAGGGCCTGTGATCAATGTAATCTCTAGGGGACCGACCGCGGCAGGCCTATCTAGTAACTCACGTGAAActtatgctcgtgaagtgatgtGCATTGTTGGGGAGCCCCCAAAGAGGGCAAAAATTGAGTTTGCTCTAGCATTCGACAATTTAGATCTTGACAGAGTGAAATTTCCCCATGATGATCCTTTGGTAATCACCCCGGTGATTGGAAACAATTCTGTAAAAAGGGTACTCGTTGACAGTGGAGCTTCGGTAGATATCTTATTTCATGATGCATATGAGAAGATGGGATATTCTGATTCACAATTGACACCttcagatatgcctatatacgGCTTTAATAACGTGGAGACAAAGATTTAAGGTATGATCCAACTACCCGTGACAATGGGCACCGAGCCTAGACAGGCCACATGTATGTTGAATTTTTGGTCGTCAAGGCTTCATCAACCTACAATGCTATCCTTGGGGGGACAGGGATACATGTTTTCAAATCAATCCCATCCACCTACCacttgaagatcaaattccctaCCAAGAACGGAGTGGGAGAAGAAATAGGAGATCAAAAAATGGCTAGAAATTGTTATGTGGGGGCTCTGAAATCTGGAGGGACCGGGGGGCAAGTTCTCCCAATTGAGGATTTGGATGTccgagaggaagaggaaaggagagggAAGCCTGCTGAGGACTAGGTTCCCATCTCCTTATATCCAGATGAGCCCGAGAAGGAGACCTATGGGGGGTCGCTCCCCGAGGATATGAAATCcgaatttgtgaaattcttgaggaacaaccgaGATGTGTTTGCTTGGACCGCTGCTGATATGCCAGGGATTGATCCCCTCTTTATGACACACACGCTTAATGTGAACGCAGATTGAAAACCGtgaaacaaaagaagagaagtttTGCCCCTGAGAGGCAAGAAGCCAtaaaacaggaggtcgataagcttttggaagcaggttttataGAGGCAATGCAATTCCCAGAATGGCTAGCCAACCCagtcatggtcaagaaagctaatggaaagtggaggatgtgtgtagacttcacagaTTTAAATGATGCTTGTCTAAAGGACTGTTTTCCTCTCCCAAGAATAGATACTCTGATCGATGCTACAGCTGGGCACGAGATGTTAAGCTTTATGGATGGCTTTAGTGGATACAACCAGATCCGAATGAATAAGGACGACATTCCTAAGGTATCATTCATCACTGATTTTGGtatcttttgttatttggttatggcgtttggtttaaagaatgcaggagccacaTATCAACGCCTAGCAAATAAGATGTTcaaacatctgattggaaaaaccatggaggtctatgttgatgagatgctagtgaagagcttgaacaaagctgatcaccttgagcacctgagagaggcttttgaagtcctgaggacacataagatgatgttgaaagccaagtgtgcctttggagtTGGGTCTGGAAATTTTTTGGGTCTGATGGTCTCAAAACGTGGGATTgaggccaaccccgacaagataaaggCCATCCTTGATATGGAACCGCCTAAGTCTATAAAGGATGTTCAAAAGTTAACAGCAAGAATTGCGGCACTAGGACGTTTCATCTCGAAGTCCGGGGATAAGTGCTTGCCCTTCTTTAAGGCTTTGTAGAAAGTTAAAGATTTTGAATGGACAAGTGAGAGCCAGGAGGCCTTTGAGCAGTTGAAGAAgtatatggcagagccaccactcttGTCAAAGCCCGTAGATGGAGAAACATTATATGTCTATTTGGCTCTCTCTGAGAAAGCACTGAGTGCGGTCTTGGTTCGTGAGGATCGAAAAATCCAGAAAGTCGTCTACTATGTTAGTAAGATTTTGCATGGAGCAGAACTCAGCTATTCTGTGATTGAGAAGTTTGCCTTAGTCGTGATTACAGCTTCAAGAAAGCTGAGACCTTACTTCCAGGCTCACAAAATTGAAGTATTGACAGACCAGCCCCTTAGGAacataatgcatagcccgaaggctagtgggAGATTAATCAAATGGGCAGTAGAGCTCGAGGAATTCGAAATTCGATACAAATCACGGGTGGCAATCAAGGCTCAAGCTCTAGCTGACTTCCTGgttgaatgcaccattgacAACCAGGAAGTCTGGGGCAGGAGAGTAAggtagaggaacccaaagaagaggagaaacctaaagagtattggttactattttttgatggagcttcaaaaacaaaaaatagtgggGCAGGGCTGGTGCTCCGAAGCCCGGATGGGTTGACGGTCGAGTACGCGATCAAGTTAGACTTTCcaactaccaacaatgaagctgagTATGAGGCCCTTATAGCTGGATTGGGATTGGCGAGAACCTTGATGATTAAAAACCTGAAAGTCTGTGGGGACTCAAGACTTGTGGTGTCACAGGTTAATGGAGAATTTGAGGCACGAGAAGAAACAATGCTGAAATACTAGAGGATCGTTAAAGCCCAGATG
This genomic window from Daucus carota subsp. sativus chromosome 7, DH1 v3.0, whole genome shotgun sequence contains:
- the LOC108194684 gene encoding uncharacterized protein LOC108194684: MIALQQGTTDDNLRRSLAKRAPENMNELRERAGKYIKAEESLKRSLNNQGPTPNPKKCGNDTEYNADSKYSKTGDDDESPTKKRAGPRKEEQRLVLQLKDEIEFLIRKGKLSRYTKDTDRNPRDNDNCGKDNDDRDKRNQLRGPVINVISRGPTAAGLSSNSRETYAREVMCIVGEPPKRAKIEFALAFDNLDLDRVKFPHDDPLVITPVIGNNSVKRVLVDSGASVDILFHDAYEKMGYSDSQLTPSDMPIYGFNNVETKI